The nucleotide sequence GGCCTCGGCAAGCCGACCGTCGACAAGCACTCCACGGGCGGCGTCGGCGACAAGATCACGCTTCCTCTTGCGCCACTCGTGGCGAGCTTCGGCGTCGCCGTGCCGCAGCTGTCGGGCCGCGGGCTCGGCCACACCGGCGGCACGCTCGACAAGCTCGAGGCGATCCCCGGCTGGCGTGCGGCACTCTCGAACGACGAGATGTTCGCGCAGCTGCGCGATGTGGGCGCCGTCATCTGCGCCGCGGGCTCCGGCCTCGCGCCCGCCGACAAGAAGTTGTACGCGTTGCGCGACGTCACCGGCACGGTCGAGGCGATCCCGCTCATCGCCTCGAGCATCATGTCGAAGAAGATCGCCGAGGGCACCGGCGCGCTCGTGCTCGACGTGAAGTTCGGCTCCGGCGCCTTCATGAGCGATGTCGACCGCGCGCGCGAGCTCGCCCGCACGATGGTCGCCCTCGGCACCGATTCGGGAGTCTCGACGACGGCACTGCTCACCGACATGAACACCCCGCTCGGCCTCGCCATCGGCAACGCCAACGAGGTGCGCGAGTCGGTCGAGGTGCTCGCCGGCGGTGGCCCTGCCGACGTGGTCGAACTGACGGTGGCGCTCGCCCGCGAGATGCTGGCGCTCGCGGGTCAGCCCGATGCCGATGTCGAGGCCGCCCTGCAGGACGGCCGCGCGATGGACGCCTGGCGGGCGATGATCGTCGCGCAGGACGGGGACCCGGATGCCGCCCTCCCGACCCCGAACGAGACCCACACGGTCACGGCGACCGAAGGCGGCTTCGTCACCGGCATCGAGGCCCTCCCGTTCGGCATCGCCGCGTGGCGCTTGGGTGCTGGGCGCGCGCGAGCGCAGGACCCCGTGCTGCACGCCGCGGGCATCGACCTTCACGTGAAGCCCGGCGATCAGGTGACCGCCGGTCAGCCCCTGTTCACCTTGCTCGGCGAGGATGCCTCCCGGTTCGACCGGGCCCTCGAGGCCCTCGAGGGCGCGTGGGAGATCGGCCCGGACGCACCGGAGCGCACTCCTCTCGTCCTGGAACGCATCACGGCCTAGGCTGGGGCAGTCCCGCGCCGGAACCCGACGCGACGCCCGGGCCGCAGCATCCGTCCACATCCCCCACTCGCGATCGCAATCGAGGAGACCCCCATGCCCATCGACCAGCACGGCGACGCCATCCTCGACGGAGTGTCCCTTCGCGGCCTGCCCAAGGTCTCGCTGCACGACCACCTCGACGGCGGACTGCGCCCCGCGACGATCATCGAGCTGGCCGACGAGATCGGGCTCGAGGTTCCCGAGTCCGACCCCGACGACCTCGCGGACTGGTTCGCCGAGAAGAGCGACTCGGGCTCGCTCGTCGAGTACCTGAAGACGTTCGACCTCACGACCGCGGTCATGCAGACCCGCGAGGGACTCACGCGCGTCGCGCGCGAGTTCGTCGAAGACCTGGCTGCCGACGGCGTGATCTACGGCGAGGTGCGCTGGGCGCCCGAGCAGCACCTCGCCCGCGGGCTGTCGCTCGACGAGGTCGTCGCCGCCGTGCAGGAGGGCATCGAGGAGGGCGAGGACGCGGCCGAGCGCCGGGGTCAGGACATCCGCGTCGGGCAGCTCATCACCGCGATGCGCCACGCCGACCGCTCGCTCGAGATCGCGCGGCTGGCCGTGCAATGGCGCAATCGTGGCGCCGTCGGCTTCGACATCGCAGGCGCCGAGGACGGCTTCCCGGCCTCGAACCACCGCACCGCGTTCGACTACCTCGCCTCGGAGTTCTTCCCGGTCACCGTGCACGCCGGCGAGGCGGCGGGCCTCGACTCGATCCGCTCGGCCCTCATCGACGGCCGCGCCCTGCGCCTCGGCCACGGCGTGCGCCTCGCCGAGGACCTCGAGGTCGTCTCGCGCGCCGGCGAAGAGGTGCTCGTGCAGTTCGGCGACCTGGCGCGCTGGGTGCGCGACCGCGAGATCCCGCTCGAGCTGTCGCCCTCGTCGAACCTCCAGACCGGCGCGATCGAGCGCTGGGGCACCACTCTCGAGGACCACCCCTTCGACTTGCTCTACCAGCTCGGGTTCTCGGTCACGGTGAACGTCGACAACCGCACGATGAGCCGCACCTCGCTCACGCGCGAGCTGGCTCTCCTCGCCGAGACCTTCGAGTACGGCCTCGACGACCTCGAGGCCTTCCAGCTCAACGCCGCCGCCGGCGCCTTCCTCCCGGTGGAGGAGCGCGAGGAGCTGATCGACCTCATCGCCGACGGCTTCGACGCGTAGTCCCTTCGGTTCAGGAGACCGATGCCGCGTCTGGCGCGAGCCCGGTGAACGTCGATCGCGGCCCGGCGTCGAGGAGGCCAGTCTGAGCCACGGCCCGATGATGACGACGGTGACCCCGTCCCCGACGAGACCCGACACCTTGTACGCGGAGGCCGAAGGATCGACTTTGGCGCCCGGGCGCCGGGTTTGGGGCGCGTCCCGGGCGTTCGGGGCGCACACGATGCGCCCCGAACGCACGCGGTGCGCCCCAAACCCCGAGGATCCGGGTGCTCAGACCCCGAGCTCGGCCTGCCGGGCGGCGACGACGGCCTCCACCTTCGGGAACAGCGGATGCTGCGGCTCGAGGCCCGTGACCGACGCGGTGAACGACGCGGCATCCTGTTCCCGCAGCATCCGCTGCAGGTCCACCGACTGGGTGTCCTCGGTGTCGTCGAAAGCGAGGGCCGCGCCCATCGCGGCGACCAGCGCGTCGACTCCGAGGCCGCGCTCTGCCGCCTCGGCCGCGGGGCCGACGAACCGCTCGTGCCGCGAGAGCTTGCGCAACGGCTGGCGGCCGACGCGCCACACCGTGTCGGGCAGGGCCTTGTTGCGGAAGCGACCGAGGATCGTCGCGCGGTAGTCCGCCAGCGACGAGGCGTCGAGCCCGTGCTTGGCCTCCAGCAGCGCCGAGGTCTCCTCGAGAGCGGCCTCGACACGTGACGCAATCTCGGGATCGGCGAGCGCCCCGGCGATGCCCTCGACCCCGGCTTGAGCGCCGAAGTACGCGGTGGCCGCGTGCCCGGTGTTGACGGTGAAGAGCTTGCGCTCGATGTACGGCGCGAGATCGTCGACGAAGTGTGCGCCGGGGATGTTCGGCGGGTCGTCGCCGAAGGGCGGCCGCTCGATCGCCCACTCGAAGAACGGCTCGACGGTGACGTCGACGCCTGCGCCCTCCGGTTGGGCCGGCACGATCCGGTCGACGGCGGTGTTGGCGAACACCGCGCGCGCCGCGAGTGCGTCCCATGCGTCCCCGGCGAGCGCCTTGATCTCGTCACGGAGGAGGTCGGTCGCGTTGATCGCGTTCTCGCACGCCATGATCTGCAGCGGCGGGCTCGACGGGTCGCGCAGCGCGAGCCCGGCCAGGATATGAGGGGCGACGAACTTCAGGATCGTCGGTCCCACCGCCGTCGTGACGACGTTCGCCCCGGCGATCTCGTCGATGACCTTGTCGGGGTGCTCGGCGCTGTTGATGGCCGTGAAGCCCGTGACCAGCGTGTCGCGACCGCCCTCGCCCACCTCGTGCACCGTGTAGCGGGACACGTGGTTGATCGCGTCGACGAGCGGTGCGGCGACGTCCGAGAAGACGAGTTCGTACCCGCCCTCGTGCAGGAGCAGCCCGACGAACCCCCGCCCGATGTTGCCGGCCCCGAAGTGGACGGCCTTCATCAGACGCCCGCCGCCGACACCAGGCCGAACAGCTCCTCCGGCGTCTGGGCGGTCTTGAGACGTTCGACCTCGTCCTCGTCCGAGAACAGGATCGCGATCTGCGACAGGATCTCGAGGTGTTCGTCGCCCTTGCCGGCGATGCCGATCACGAAGGTCACGGGGTTGCCGTCCCAGTCCACACCGCCGTCGTAGCGCACCACCGACAGGGCCGATTCGAGGATCTCGCCCTTGGTCTCGTTGGTGCCGTGGGGGATCGCGAGCTCGTTGCCCATGTACGTCGACACGGTCTGCTCGCGCTGGAGCATCGCGTCGTAGTAGGCACCGGTGACGGCGCCCGCCGACTGCAGGATGTCCGCCGCCTCCCGCATCGCCTCGTCGCGCGACGCGCTCCCGGAGTGGATCCGCACCTGGCCGATGCTCAGAACCTCGCGTGCCATGTTCTCGCCTTTCTCGTCGTTCGTCTCTTGTGTCGCCGGGAGATACGGATGCCGCGACCCGCCGCCTGTTCCGAACAGCGGGGCGCGGCCGTGCCGAGGGCGGTGGGACCGGGGGCGTTGACGGCCCGCCCGGCCCCACCGCGGTCTCAGCTATGCAGTTCCATCCTCGTGCTGGGTGCGGACAAGGTCCACGACCTCGTCGTACCGCGGCGAGTTCATGAAGTTGTCGACCGACACGTGCACCGAGTTCGGCGTCTTCTGCCGTGCGCGATCCGTGAGCTGGTTCTGCGTGATCACCAGGTCGGCCGACGCGTCCAGGGCCGCGATCGCCTTGTTGGTGACCGTGACGTCCTCGATGCCCGCCTTCTTGATCTTGTTGCGCAGGACGCTCGCGCCCATGGCCGACGAACCCATGCCCGCGTCGCACGCGAACACGATGTTCTTGATCTCGCGCTCGGTCATCGTGGCCGGCTCGATGCCGCCGTCGGCGCTCGTGGCGGCGCCGCTGCGCAGGCCGTCCAGTGCCGCCGACGACTTGCCCTTGGCCGCCGCGGTCTGCGTGATCGCCGCGCCGAAGGCGTCGTCGGTGGCGGCCATCGCCTCGAGGTCGCGCTTGCGGGATGCCCGCAGGATGACCCACGAGATGAGGAATGTCACGGTGGCGGCCAGCACCACCGAGAGCAGGACCGCGACATAGGAGTTGTTCGCGACTTGGGCGATCACCGCGAAGATGCTGCCCGGTGCGGCCGGGGCTCGGAGAGCGCCGCCCAGGAGCATGTTCGTCGTGACGCCGGTCATGCCGCCCGCGATCAGCGCGAGGATCAGCATCGGCTTCATCAGCGCGTAGGGGAAGTACACCTCGTGGATGCCGCCGAAGAACTGGATCACCGCGGCGCCCGGGGCGGACGCGCGTGCGGCGCCGATGCCGAAGAACGTGAACGCGAGGAGCAGCCCCACACCGGGGCCGGGGTTGGCTTCGAGCAGGAACAGGATCGACGATCCGGTCTCGGCGGACTGTTGGATGCCGAGCGGCGTGAGCACGCCGTGGTTGATGGCGTTGTTCAGGAAGAACACCTTCGCGGGCTCGATGATGATGCTCGTGAGCGGCAGCAGGTTCATCGAGACGAGCCAGTCCACCGCATTGCTCAGCACCTGCATGATGCCGTTGACGAGCCATGCGATCGGGTAGAACCCGATGATCGCGAGCACGAAGCCCCAGATGCCCGCCGAGAACATGTTCACGAGCATCTCGAAGCCGGCCCGGATCTTGCCCTCCCACAGGCTGTCCAGCCACCGCATCGTGTAGGCGCAGATCGGGGCCATGATCATCGCGCCGATGAACATGTGCACCTGGCCGAGCTGGTTGTCGGCCGGCAGGTCGGCGTTGATCTGCGCGATCAGGTAGTCCGACCCGGCGATGGCGCCGAACGTCCCGATCGAGGCGACCACGCCGCCGCGCACGCCGTAGATGATGCTGCCGCCGGTATACGCGATGAGGATCGGCAGGAGGTAGTGGATGAAGGGACCCACCAGCGTCGCGAGCGCCGGGACCGGGGTCCAGCCGACCGCGATGAAGAACGCGGTGAAGATGCCCCACGCGATGAGCGCGGGGATGTTCGGCATGATCATGCCGGACAGGAACGTGCCGAAGCGCTGAACTCCGACTCGCGCCCTGCTGGTGCCCGAGGCGGGCACTGACGCCGTTGTCATTTTGCTGTCTCCCTTGTGTGTGTGGGTGTCCAGGCCGTCACGACGGCCTATCGTGTGGCCGCCCGCTGGGCTGCGGACCGGGCGGATGCCGCGTCGTTCGCGGCGAGTGCGGCCGAGGCGATGTCGCGTGCCTGGGCGATGGTGTGCTGCAGGAGTGTGGCGCGCACGTCGGCGAGCGCCGTGGGTGCCATGGACAGGCTCGTCGCACCCAGGCCGACGAGCACGACGGCGAGCAGGGGATCTGCCGCCGCCTCACCGCAGATGCCGACCGGCTTGCCGTTCGCGACGCCGGCTTCGCCGACCTCGCGGATCAGGCGCAGCACCGCCGGGTGCCACGGGTCCTGGAACGACGCGACCGACCCGAGGAGTCGGTCTGCGGCGAGCGTGTACTGCGTGAGGTCGTTGGTGCCGATGGAGGCGAAGTCCGCGCCCACCAGGATGCGGTCGGCGAGCAGTGCCGAGGACGGCACCTCCACCATGACGCCGGCGGTCTTGATGCCGTAGTCGCGCGCGAGATCGACGAAGTAGTCCGTCTCCTCGACCGTGGCGATCATCGGCGCCATGACCCAGAGGTCGGCGTCGGTGGCGGCATCCGCTTCGGCAAGGGCCGTGAGCTGCTCGCGCAGGATGTCCTCGCTGGCGCGGAGGGCACGGATGCCGCGGAGCCCGAGCGCGGGGTTCTCCTCGTGCGCGTCGTTGAGGAACGCGAGCGGCTTGTCGGCGCCGGCGTCGAGCACCCGGACGACGACCTTCTTGCCCGGGAACGCGGCGAGCAGCTTCGTGTACGCCTCGCGCTGCTGCTCGACGGTGGGTGCCTGGTTCGAGCTCAGGAACAGGAACTCGGTGCGGAACAGGCCCACGCCCTCGGCGCCCAGCGCGACCGCGTCGGCGGCGCCCTCCGGGTTGCCGAGGTTCGCCAGCAGCGGGACCGGGGTGCCGTCCGCGAGGGCGCCGTCGGTGATCGGCGCCGATGCCTGCGCGGCGCGGGCGTCGGCGCGGTTCTGCGCCCGCTCGAGCTCGGCGGCAGTCGGTTCGGTCGTCACGACGCCGGCGGCGGCATCCACGATCACGGTCTCGCCGTCGCGCAGCCCGGTCGCCGAGGTGGCGCCGACGATCGCGACGATCGACTTCTCCCGCGCGAGGATCGCGGTGTGGGAGGTCGGCCCGCCCTCCGTGGTCACCAGGGCGAGCACCTTGTCGAGGTCGAGGAGTGCCGTGTCGGCCGGCGCGAGATCTTTCGCCACGAGGACGAACGGATGCCCCGGATCGGGCACACCCGGAGCCGGGACGCCGCGGAGCCGGGCGATCACGCGCTGGGCGACGTCGTCGAGGTCGGCCGCGCGCTCGCCGAGGTAGCCGCCCATCGCGGTGAGCTGGTCGCGGAACGACGCGAACGCGTCGAACACGGCGAACTCGCCTGTCTTGCCCTGGCCGAGGCGGGCGCCGATCTCGTCGTCGAGGGTCGGGTCCTCGGCCATCATCGCCTGCGCCTCGAGCACCTCCTGCGCGGCGCCTCCGGCTTGCGCGCCGCGGGCCTCGAGCTCGCGTGCGACGGCGGCGACGGCATCCGCCACACGCGCCTTCTCCTCGTCGGCGCTGAGCGTGCTCGGCGCGTCGGACGGCGCCGCCGCGGGCTCGGCCATGCGTGCGACGGGTCCCTGAGCGACGCCCAGTCCGATGCCGACACCTCGCAGTTCGGTCATGTTCAGCCCTCCGCGTCGTGGTCGGTGGTGAGCAGTTCCGCGAGCGTGTCGAGCGTCGACTCGGCGCCGTCGCCGTCCGCGATGAGGGTCACGTAGTCGCCCTGCTCGACGCCCAGCGCGATCACGCCGAGGATGCTCGCCGCGTTGACCGGGCTTCCCGCATCCTTCGCGATGGTGATCGGGATGCCGGCATCCTTCGCCGCCTGTGCGAACAGCTTCGCCGGACGCGCGTGCAGACCGTGCGCCGATCCGATCCGGACGGTGCGGGAGATGGGTGGCATGTCGTGACCTCTCTGTCTGTTCCTGGTTCGTCGCGGGGGAGTTCATTCGTGGAGGGGAGGCGGCGCCGCATCCGCGGCCGGGAGCGGCCCCCCGGCGCTCCCGATCGCGGCGCGGACCAGCGCGAGCGTCCGCGTGCCGTCCCGGTCTCCGAAGATGTCGGGCGGCAGCAGCACCACTGTCGTACCTCGCGCGGCGGCATCCCGTTCTATGCGCTCGAGCGCATGGAGCAGGTGCGGACCCACGAGGACGACGTCGGCGGCATCGAGATCGATCGGAAGCGACTGCTCGGTGCCGGCGAAGGCGGAATAGTCGAGTCCCTCTGCATGGGCTGCGTGACGGACGCGCTGAGCGACGAAGGTGCTCGAGGCACCCGCTCCGCAGACCACCAGGATCCTCATCGATCCGCCTCCTCTTTTGCCATTCTTGTGAGAACGCTGGGAGGGGACAACCACTCCTTCTTCCGCAGGGGCGGAAACGATGGGGCGTCGGCGGCCGCCGACCCGGGCGCGTCCCCCGGTCGTTGAGCGAGCGAGGAACGAGCGAGTCGGAACGCGCTGGGTGTCCGGGCGGCCTCGGGCACCGCCGCGCGTGGTTGACTGGGCGTGTGACCCGAGCCCGGCAAGATCGTGTGCTCGGACTGCTCCTGCGCGACGGCGACTGGGTCACGGCATCCGCTCTCGCCGACGCGCTGGGCGTGACTCCGCGCAGCATCCGGTCCTACGTGAACGCCGTGAACGCCCGCGTGGCGCCGGGCGTGGCGGTCGAGTCCGGCCCGCAGGGCTACCGCGCCGGATCAGACGCCGGTGCGGCGCTCCGGGCCGGCGGCGACACCGGCACACCGCGCGACCGGCTGCACACACTGGTGCGGGCACTCCTCGATGCCCCCGACGGCATCGACGTGTTCGAGACCGCCGACGCGCTGCACGTCTCGCCCGCCACCCTCGACGCCGACCTGGCCCGCGTCCGCGGGCTGCTGGGCGGCACCGAGCTGACGCTCGAGCGCTCCGCGTCCCGTGCGCGGCTGCGCGGCACCGAGGGCGCGCAGCGGCGGCTGCTCAGCAAGCTCGCCCACGACGAGATGGATGCCGGATCCTTCGATCTGACTGCGCTCCGCCGCACGCTCGGCGAGGGGTCGGTCGGCGCGCAGGCGTTCGGCCCGTTCAAGACCGAGCTCGTGGCACGCCTCGGCGAGCTGGGCTGGTTCGTCAACGAATTCGGCATCGCCGACGTCGTGATGCACATCGCGATCGCTGCCGACCGCACCTCGCGCGACCGCCCGCTCGACGCCGTCGGCGACGCCGTGGGGCAGCGACCGACCCACAGCCAGGTCGCCGAGATCATCGCGGAGCTGTCCGAGCGCCACCTCGGCGTGCGGCTCGGCAGCGCCGATCTGCAGCACCTCGCGACGCTGGTGCTGACGCGCGTGGTCGCGCCCGACGGGCACGAGGATGGAGCATCCGCGGCGGCATCGTCGTCCCTCGATCCCGAGGTCGAGGCCGTCGTGCGGGAGGTCGTGACGGCTGCCGCCGAAGAGTTCCTCGTCGACATCGCGCACGACGACTTCGTCGCACGGCTCGCACTCCACGTGCAGAACCTGCTGCACCGCGCGCGCGAGCAGGCGTGGTCGCGCAACCCGCTGACGCGGTCGCTGAAGTCGACGTACCCCATGATCTTCGAGGTCGCGGTGTTCATCGCGAGCCGGCTGCAGCAGCGGCTCGGCATTCCCCTGCCGGACGACGAGATCGCGTACATCGCGATGCACGTCGGGGGCCGGCTCGAGCGCAGCCGACGGGCGGACCAGCTCCTCACCGCGACCATCGTGTGCCCCGGCTACTACGACCTGCACGAGCTGCTGCGCTCGAGCGTCGACCGCTCGCTCGGGCAGGCGATCGAGGTCGTCGGCGTCGAGACACGCGTCGACCCCGACTGGGCTTCGATCGACACCGACCTCGTCCTGACCACGATCGACCCGCCGACCGCCACGACCGACCGGATCGTGCGGATCCAGCCGTTCCTCACCGACGCCGACGTCGAGCGGGTGCAGTCCGCGGCCGGCCGCATCCGCCGCTCACGCCGCCTCGCCCGGCTGCGCGCCGAGCTGGAACGCTATTTCGAGCCCTCGGCGTTCGTTCGCGGGTTCGACGAGGCGGTGGGGGAGGAGGGAGTGATCCGCGGGCTCGGCGCGCTGCTCCAGGCCCGCGGCGTCATCGACGCCGAGTACATCGAGCGCACCATCGAGCGCGAGCGCCTGTCGTCGACCGCGTTCACCGACGCCCTGGCCGTGCCGCACGCCCTCGAGATGACGGCGTCCCGCACCGCCATCGCCATCGGTATCGCCGACCCCTCGATCCCGTGGGGCGACGGGCGCGTGCAGGTCGTGGCACTGGTGGCGTTCTCCGAGAGCGACCGCGAGGCGTTCCAGACCGTGTTCGAGCAGTTCGTCGAGGTGTTCAGCGAGCGCGACAGCGTGCAGCGCATCGTGCGCCGCGGCACCGACTTCAACGCCTTCCTCGACGAGCTCGTCGCCGTCATCGACGGCTGAGCCGCAGCATCCGTCCGGGTTCCCTTGCGTCGCCGCTGAGTTCGGGGCGGGCGTTCCCGCGGAGTTCGGGGCGTGCGCGGTGCGCCCCGAGCGACCGCGGTGCGCCCCGAACGACCGCGGTGCGCCCCGACTCCGGACGGGACGGATGCTGCGCGCCGGTGTCGTGTGGGGGTGCGGGGAGCGGGTCGCCGAGGTTCGGGGCGTGCGGCGAACGTTCGGGGCGTGCGCGGTGCGCCCCGAGCGACCGCGGTGCGCCCCGAACGACCGCGGTGCGCCCCGAACCGGGAAGAACTCAGCGACGCGGCCGGATGCTGAAGGCCTCGAGCCGCGTTCGCAGATCGACGACCGTCGCGAGGTGGGGCCATCCCCATCGGGCATAGCTGCGCTGGGTGGTCCCGCGGATCCAGTCCTCCCGTTGCTTCTCCTCGTCGAAGACCTGCGACGACGTTCGGCCGTCGAGGAGCTTCCCGTCGACGTACTTGATCGCTCCGTCGAACTCGCCGAAGGCGTTGGCCTCGTCCAGGCCGAAATCGACGAAGTACGGATGGATGCCTCGCCCAGGCACCGCAACCTGCAGCCCGATGACGCGGAATCCGATCTCGCGGAGCCGGATTCGACTGATGCTCTCGCCCGGCAGTTGTGCACGTCCGTCGGCGAATTCGAGTACGCGGCGAGCGCGTGTGAGCCCATGAGCCGATCGGCCCGCGATCACGAGCACCTCCCGCCGGAACCGCTCCGCCCCGTCGAAGTCGTACTCATGCGGACCGGCGACGAACTGCCGACGGAGCGCGGCGTCGGCGACCGTGACCGCCTGCTCGAACGAGGCCGTGCGGGCGACGTCTGAGATCGTGCGTGCGAGCGAGGTGATCCGCAGTCCGTCGATCTCGACCACGTCATCGTCTCGAAGCTCGCCGCGGTGGCGGATCACGCCACCGGCAGCACCCGGTCGCGAATGCGGCGCGATGACGTGGACCCGCCGTCGATCCGCGCGGTAGAGCGGGAGCCCGTGGGCGGCCGCGGCCGTCTCGTGGGAGACCACCGGAGCGGTCGGCGAGGTCAGCGCCAACGCGTGAGCGCGGGCGATCGCGCGATCTTCGGGCGTTGCGGCATTCCATGCCGCCGTGTCGACGTAGACACCGATTCGGAGCCGCGTGAGCTCCCCGCCGGCGACCGAAGCGGTCAATCGGCGGGATGTCGTCGTTGCCAGGAGCCTGTCGCGTCTGAGAAGGGTGAGGGTCGCCATGACCGCGAGTCTCCGACGTATCGAGCGCACGTGCGGCGTCGGAACCCCGCGTCTGTGGACAAGGCCATCCTGTGGAGGAGGGTCCGCCCCGTGCTCGCAGCATCCGCTCTCCCGTGCTTTTCTGGTTCGGGGCGAGCCGCGAACACTTGGGGCGTGCGACGAGCGCCCCGAACGCTCTGGGCGCGCCCCAAACCCGGAAGACGTCAGCGACTGTCGCCGTGAGGCCGCGCCGGCCCGGCCTTTGCTCCGGGCATTCGAGTCGCGCATCCTACGTTTGGGGCGCGTCGTGATCGTTCGGGGCGCGCGCGGTGCGCCCCGAACGATCACGACGCGCCCCGAACTGGGAGGTCGCCCCGATGCCGGGCCAGGGACCACACGATGAGCGGAACGGATGCTGCCGCCCGAGGTCAGCCGCGGGCGAGGCGCTCCGTGAGGTCGAGGCGCACGGCCGGCCACTCGGTCGGGAGGATCGAGAAGACCACCGTGTCGCGGAGGGTGCCGTCGGGGCCGAGGCGGTGGTTGCGGAGCACGCCGTCCTGTTTGGCGCCGAGGCGCGCGATCGCGGCACGGGACTGGCGGTTGTGCCAGTGCGTGCGGAACTCGACCGCGATGGCTTCGCATTGCTCGAACGCATGGGCGAGCAGCAGCAGCTTCGACGCCGTGTTCACGAAGGTGCGCTGCGCC is from Microbacterium sp. LWH3-1.2 and encodes:
- a CDS encoding thymidine phosphorylase, giving the protein MTAVEAFDAVDVIRAKRDGGAVPEPALRWMVDAYTRGYVADTQMAAFAMAVLLNGMTRDEIRVMTDAMIASGERMSFAGLGKPTVDKHSTGGVGDKITLPLAPLVASFGVAVPQLSGRGLGHTGGTLDKLEAIPGWRAALSNDEMFAQLRDVGAVICAAGSGLAPADKKLYALRDVTGTVEAIPLIASSIMSKKIAEGTGALVLDVKFGSGAFMSDVDRARELARTMVALGTDSGVSTTALLTDMNTPLGLAIGNANEVRESVEVLAGGGPADVVELTVALAREMLALAGQPDADVEAALQDGRAMDAWRAMIVAQDGDPDAALPTPNETHTVTATEGGFVTGIEALPFGIAAWRLGAGRARAQDPVLHAAGIDLHVKPGDQVTAGQPLFTLLGEDASRFDRALEALEGAWEIGPDAPERTPLVLERITA
- a CDS encoding adenosine deaminase, with the translated sequence MPIDQHGDAILDGVSLRGLPKVSLHDHLDGGLRPATIIELADEIGLEVPESDPDDLADWFAEKSDSGSLVEYLKTFDLTTAVMQTREGLTRVAREFVEDLAADGVIYGEVRWAPEQHLARGLSLDEVVAAVQEGIEEGEDAAERRGQDIRVGQLITAMRHADRSLEIARLAVQWRNRGAVGFDIAGAEDGFPASNHRTAFDYLASEFFPVTVHAGEAAGLDSIRSALIDGRALRLGHGVRLAEDLEVVSRAGEEVLVQFGDLARWVRDREIPLELSPSSNLQTGAIERWGTTLEDHPFDLLYQLGFSVTVNVDNRTMSRTSLTRELALLAETFEYGLDDLEAFQLNAAAGAFLPVEEREELIDLIADGFDA
- a CDS encoding mannitol-1-phosphate 5-dehydrogenase, coding for MKAVHFGAGNIGRGFVGLLLHEGGYELVFSDVAAPLVDAINHVSRYTVHEVGEGGRDTLVTGFTAINSAEHPDKVIDEIAGANVVTTAVGPTILKFVAPHILAGLALRDPSSPPLQIMACENAINATDLLRDEIKALAGDAWDALAARAVFANTAVDRIVPAQPEGAGVDVTVEPFFEWAIERPPFGDDPPNIPGAHFVDDLAPYIERKLFTVNTGHAATAYFGAQAGVEGIAGALADPEIASRVEAALEETSALLEAKHGLDASSLADYRATILGRFRNKALPDTVWRVGRQPLRKLSRHERFVGPAAEAAERGLGVDALVAAMGAALAFDDTEDTQSVDLQRMLREQDAASFTASVTGLEPQHPLFPKVEAVVAARQAELGV
- a CDS encoding PTS sugar transporter subunit IIA, with translation MAREVLSIGQVRIHSGSASRDEAMREAADILQSAGAVTGAYYDAMLQREQTVSTYMGNELAIPHGTNETKGEILESALSVVRYDGGVDWDGNPVTFVIGIAGKGDEHLEILSQIAILFSDEDEVERLKTAQTPEELFGLVSAAGV
- a CDS encoding PTS mannitol transporter subunit IICB, translating into MTTASVPASGTSRARVGVQRFGTFLSGMIMPNIPALIAWGIFTAFFIAVGWTPVPALATLVGPFIHYLLPILIAYTGGSIIYGVRGGVVASIGTFGAIAGSDYLIAQINADLPADNQLGQVHMFIGAMIMAPICAYTMRWLDSLWEGKIRAGFEMLVNMFSAGIWGFVLAIIGFYPIAWLVNGIMQVLSNAVDWLVSMNLLPLTSIIIEPAKVFFLNNAINHGVLTPLGIQQSAETGSSILFLLEANPGPGVGLLLAFTFFGIGAARASAPGAAVIQFFGGIHEVYFPYALMKPMLILALIAGGMTGVTTNMLLGGALRAPAAPGSIFAVIAQVANNSYVAVLLSVVLAATVTFLISWVILRASRKRDLEAMAATDDAFGAAITQTAAAKGKSSAALDGLRSGAATSADGGIEPATMTEREIKNIVFACDAGMGSSAMGASVLRNKIKKAGIEDVTVTNKAIAALDASADLVITQNQLTDRARQKTPNSVHVSVDNFMNSPRYDEVVDLVRTQHEDGTA
- the ptsP gene encoding phosphoenolpyruvate--protein phosphotransferase; translated protein: MTELRGVGIGLGVAQGPVARMAEPAAAPSDAPSTLSADEEKARVADAVAAVARELEARGAQAGGAAQEVLEAQAMMAEDPTLDDEIGARLGQGKTGEFAVFDAFASFRDQLTAMGGYLGERAADLDDVAQRVIARLRGVPAPGVPDPGHPFVLVAKDLAPADTALLDLDKVLALVTTEGGPTSHTAILAREKSIVAIVGATSATGLRDGETVIVDAAAGVVTTEPTAAELERAQNRADARAAQASAPITDGALADGTPVPLLANLGNPEGAADAVALGAEGVGLFRTEFLFLSSNQAPTVEQQREAYTKLLAAFPGKKVVVRVLDAGADKPLAFLNDAHEENPALGLRGIRALRASEDILREQLTALAEADAATDADLWVMAPMIATVEETDYFVDLARDYGIKTAGVMVEVPSSALLADRILVGADFASIGTNDLTQYTLAADRLLGSVASFQDPWHPAVLRLIREVGEAGVANGKPVGICGEAAADPLLAVVLVGLGATSLSMAPTALADVRATLLQHTIAQARDIASAALAANDAASARSAAQRAATR
- a CDS encoding HPr family phosphocarrier protein; translation: MPPISRTVRIGSAHGLHARPAKLFAQAAKDAGIPITIAKDAGSPVNAASILGVIALGVEQGDYVTLIADGDGAESTLDTLAELLTTDHDAEG
- a CDS encoding PTS sugar transporter subunit IIB produces the protein MRILVVCGAGASSTFVAQRVRHAAHAEGLDYSAFAGTEQSLPIDLDAADVVLVGPHLLHALERIERDAAARGTTVVLLPPDIFGDRDGTRTLALVRAAIGSAGGPLPAADAAPPPLHE